In candidate division KSB1 bacterium, the following proteins share a genomic window:
- a CDS encoding DUF115 domain-containing protein — protein sequence MMPGTSYRRFASYELQAARSGALTAVHIPSGLHIHSGVDPVAEAADIADSLVTETSGSTLLIGFGLGYLAQAIAKLLIPPASLTVIEPDPALAALADLAARREPALAARTFHLLTSANPVALAEALADLVPESRVMIAPYCAALARVEATPFSELMIALQSERASATVYNPLLKSVSIDARHLLDALPAWTDLRIDRHKTMCVVGAGPSLDASVSALREHRAQLSIIAVSGACPALAAAGLNPDAVVVLERLPAAARDLADVTEGTPLIVFMSTNESVLSAHHRHCFRGDSNVEPLQARGGTSVVPALDFAIAANPPRIVLIGVDLGQGTRPYAAHCKRSASGNTGLALAPRYRAMRFALESLLDSRAAAPRVFHVLPQGRELRGTCRVAPLDLHALLSQSTLLVSAHA from the coding sequence ATGATGCCGGGTACATCCTATCGCCGTTTTGCCAGCTACGAATTGCAGGCGGCCCGGTCCGGTGCCCTCACCGCCGTGCATATTCCGAGTGGCTTGCACATTCACAGCGGGGTGGACCCGGTGGCCGAAGCCGCCGACATCGCCGACTCGCTGGTCACGGAGACTTCCGGCTCGACATTGTTGATCGGGTTTGGATTGGGCTATCTTGCGCAAGCCATCGCGAAATTGTTGATCCCGCCCGCGTCGCTGACGGTGATCGAGCCGGATCCGGCGCTCGCGGCCCTGGCTGACTTGGCTGCCCGCCGCGAGCCCGCGCTCGCTGCCCGGACCTTTCACCTGCTCACGAGCGCCAATCCTGTTGCGCTCGCCGAAGCACTCGCGGATCTGGTGCCTGAATCCAGGGTGATGATCGCGCCCTACTGCGCCGCACTGGCACGAGTCGAGGCGACACCGTTTTCGGAACTCATGATCGCGCTGCAAAGCGAGCGTGCAAGCGCGACGGTTTACAATCCGCTCTTGAAGTCGGTTTCGATCGATGCGCGACATTTGCTGGATGCACTTCCAGCGTGGACAGACTTGAGAATCGACCGTCACAAAACCATGTGTGTCGTGGGAGCGGGTCCTTCACTCGATGCGAGTGTGAGCGCGCTCCGGGAACATCGAGCGCAACTGTCGATTATCGCGGTTAGCGGCGCCTGTCCCGCCCTCGCGGCTGCCGGATTGAACCCGGATGCCGTCGTGGTGCTGGAGCGGCTTCCGGCGGCGGCGCGCGACTTAGCCGATGTGACCGAAGGCACTCCGCTGATCGTGTTCATGTCAACAAATGAGTCCGTGTTGAGCGCACACCACCGTCATTGCTTTCGCGGCGATTCCAATGTTGAGCCACTGCAAGCCCGCGGCGGCACTTCTGTCGTTCCCGCGCTCGACTTCGCGATCGCCGCGAATCCGCCGCGCATCGTGTTGATCGGCGTCGATCTCGGCCAGGGTACCCGCCCATACGCTGCCCACTGCAAGCGGTCCGCCAGCGGCAATACCGGCCTCGCACTGGCGCCTAGATATCGCGCCATGCGCTTTGCGCTCGAGTCGTTGCTCGACAGTCGAGCGGCCGCTCCCCGGGTCTTCCACGTCTTGCCGCAGGGCAGAGAACTGCGCGGAACTTGCCGCGTCGCTCCCTTAGACCTCCATGCGCTGCTGAGTCAGAGCACTTTACTGGTTTCCGCACATGCCTGA
- the gmd gene encoding GDP-mannose 4,6-dehydratase, with product MKRRALITGITGQDGSYLAELLLAKDYEVFGMVRRSSQDNLGRIEHLRTKVHVMQGDLLDANSLEKILRDARPEEVYNLAAQSFVPTSWEQPILTGEFTALGVTRLLEAIRSADRAIRFYQASSSEMFGSVRETPQRESTPFYPRSPYGVSKVYGHYITVNARESYSLFAVSGILFNHESPRRGKEFVTRKITRGAAAIKLGLTDHIELGNLDARRDWGFAGDYVEAMWLMLQQTDPEDYVIATGHTHTVREFCELTFGQLGLDYRQYVRINSAFVRPAEVDLLVGNPSKARERLGWSATTDLEGLVKMMVDSDLRDLASGSTDFPLPPAHPHAFKRNLHAPVPETRPSVIPQVVR from the coding sequence ATGAAACGCCGCGCATTGATTACCGGGATTACCGGACAGGATGGCAGCTACCTGGCCGAATTGCTGCTGGCGAAAGATTACGAAGTGTTCGGAATGGTTCGGCGCTCGAGTCAGGACAATCTGGGACGAATCGAACACCTGCGCACGAAAGTTCACGTCATGCAGGGAGACCTGCTCGATGCCAACTCGCTCGAGAAGATCCTGCGCGACGCAAGACCTGAAGAAGTCTATAACCTCGCCGCGCAGAGCTTCGTCCCGACCTCCTGGGAACAGCCGATCCTGACCGGAGAATTCACTGCGCTGGGAGTAACCCGCTTGCTGGAGGCGATTCGCTCGGCCGACCGCGCCATTCGTTTCTATCAAGCTTCCTCATCGGAGATGTTCGGATCCGTCCGCGAAACCCCGCAACGAGAGTCCACACCGTTCTACCCGCGCAGCCCCTATGGCGTCTCCAAGGTTTACGGTCACTACATCACCGTCAACGCGCGCGAAAGCTACAGCCTGTTCGCCGTGTCCGGAATCCTCTTCAATCACGAATCCCCGCGCCGCGGCAAAGAATTCGTCACGCGCAAGATCACGCGCGGTGCGGCCGCGATCAAGCTCGGCTTGACCGACCACATCGAACTCGGCAACCTCGACGCGCGTCGCGACTGGGGCTTCGCCGGCGACTATGTCGAGGCGATGTGGCTAATGCTGCAGCAAACCGACCCGGAGGATTACGTGATTGCTACCGGACATACACACACCGTTCGCGAGTTCTGCGAACTGACGTTCGGTCAACTCGGGTTGGACTATCGCCAGTATGTTCGAATCAACTCCGCCTTCGTGCGACCGGCTGAGGTGGACTTGCTCGTCGGCAATCCGTCGAAAGCCCGGGAACGGCTCGGGTGGTCGGCCACGACCGACCTCGAGGGTCTGGTCAAGATGATGGTCGATTCCGATCTTCGCGATTTGGCCAGCGGGTCAACGGACTTTCCGCTGCCGCCGGCACATCCGCATGCGTTCAAACGCAACCTCCACGCTCCCGTGCCTGAAACGCGACCGTCGGTGATTCCGCAAGTCGTTCGCTGA
- a CDS encoding glycosyltransferase encodes MPEIAELEKYVPWATDRNAISSAGDLPTTYARDNSPILQYGGVRLHSAVNPLAEATALIAAFESQIVAAATGGRVRIVILGPGLGYLIQAAQEFLACKCPNTVAELICVETEPAIARKALQLRVWEPTKLICRWTVVGAGLLELERSAAPTVVLRGTPGYRAAKDRYEAALGTSAPPSSTGTLRILVPTPMYGGSYPIARYCAAALSRLGHDVELFDLAEYHGPHRALESLTSSPTHRRALQGLHATLLSEMIAARAIEFRADLVWAVAQTPLVPATLAELKQAGVRTAFWFVEDFRLFDYWREIGPHYDAFFTIQRGQFVQALADAGIRNSAYLPLAADPRVHRPLNLDPEVRTRFGSRTSFVGAGYPNRRAAFSELRLPDFKIWGNDWPDHGPLATIVQEHGRRLESAECVNVFNATEVNLNLHSSMRSSSVDPAGDFVNPRTFELAACGAFQLVDRRTELAELFAEGTEQVVFDSIDELPGLVSYYLDHPAPRQVIAGAARERVLREHTYEHRLATALDLLSGWWPELKVRRRNPNYLASLLAAAAGDDELTAFLSTFDGERALTLDDIVGRIQDGSGTLSRPEAMFLLMKEFRDWGVERGVIA; translated from the coding sequence ATGCCTGAAATCGCCGAACTCGAAAAATACGTTCCGTGGGCGACGGACCGCAACGCGATCTCGTCTGCCGGTGACCTGCCCACGACCTACGCGCGCGACAACTCGCCGATCTTGCAGTATGGCGGCGTGCGCTTGCACTCCGCCGTAAATCCGCTGGCTGAGGCAACGGCTTTGATCGCCGCCTTCGAATCGCAGATTGTGGCCGCTGCAACCGGCGGTCGCGTCCGAATTGTGATCCTCGGACCCGGACTTGGCTATCTCATCCAGGCCGCGCAGGAGTTCCTCGCTTGCAAGTGTCCGAACACCGTCGCCGAACTGATCTGCGTCGAAACCGAACCTGCCATCGCGCGTAAAGCGTTGCAACTTCGCGTCTGGGAACCGACGAAGCTTATCTGTCGCTGGACCGTCGTCGGCGCCGGGTTGCTCGAACTTGAGCGGTCCGCCGCGCCGACCGTGGTCCTGCGCGGAACTCCCGGCTACCGAGCGGCGAAAGATCGTTATGAGGCGGCCCTCGGCACCTCCGCGCCGCCATCATCAACCGGCACTCTGCGCATACTCGTTCCTACACCCATGTACGGCGGCTCCTATCCGATTGCCCGCTATTGCGCCGCTGCCCTGAGCAGACTCGGCCATGACGTCGAGTTGTTCGATCTCGCGGAATATCACGGGCCTCACCGCGCACTGGAAAGTCTGACCTCCAGCCCCACGCATCGTCGCGCACTGCAAGGCCTCCATGCCACGCTGCTCAGTGAGATGATCGCCGCACGTGCGATCGAGTTCCGTGCCGATCTGGTGTGGGCGGTGGCGCAGACTCCGCTCGTTCCGGCCACCCTTGCGGAGTTAAAACAGGCCGGAGTGCGAACCGCTTTCTGGTTCGTGGAGGATTTCCGCCTGTTCGACTATTGGCGGGAAATCGGCCCGCATTATGACGCGTTCTTCACGATCCAGCGCGGCCAATTCGTGCAGGCCCTGGCCGATGCCGGAATTCGCAATTCCGCCTACCTGCCGCTGGCTGCCGATCCCCGCGTGCATCGTCCGTTGAATCTCGATCCGGAAGTCCGCACGCGCTTCGGCAGCCGTACGTCCTTCGTCGGCGCCGGCTATCCCAATCGCCGCGCCGCCTTCAGCGAACTGCGGCTCCCGGACTTCAAAATCTGGGGCAACGACTGGCCGGATCATGGACCGCTCGCCACGATCGTGCAGGAGCACGGGCGGCGACTCGAGAGCGCGGAGTGTGTCAACGTCTTCAACGCCACCGAGGTTAATCTGAATCTCCATAGCTCGATGCGCTCGTCGTCCGTCGATCCCGCCGGAGACTTCGTCAATCCGCGGACCTTCGAGCTCGCGGCCTGCGGAGCTTTTCAGCTCGTGGATCGCCGAACGGAGCTCGCCGAGTTGTTCGCGGAAGGTACGGAACAAGTCGTCTTCGACAGCATCGACGAGTTGCCCGGATTGGTGTCCTATTACCTTGACCATCCCGCGCCACGCCAAGTCATCGCCGGCGCCGCGCGCGAGCGCGTCCTGCGTGAGCACACCTACGAGCATCGCCTGGCGACCGCCCTCGATCTGCTGAGCGGCTGGTGGCCGGAGTTAAAGGTTCGCCGTCGCAATCCCAACTACCTCGCGAGTCTGCTCGCGGCCGCTGCGGGGGACGACGAGCTGACCGCCTTTCTCTCCACCTTCGATGGCGAACGTGCCTTGACTCTGGATGATATCGTCGGGCGAATTCAGGACGGCAGCGGGACGCTCAGCCGGCCCGAAGCAATGTTCCTGCTGATGAAAGAATTCCGCGATTGGGGTGTGGAACGGGGGGTTATCGCCTGA
- a CDS encoding glycosyltransferase — translation MPDALVIQWSRLGDILHTRPLLAELRRHDWRVTLSCDERYLPVARLLPEVNNFLPVPLAEWSGLARHAGSQPVLLSQICAFATSDEGMCDSAIVLSRSLAAVRFAESAQPRSLLGYRREDSRMVTPDPIAWIEQRVLEQRPAAVHLADAWRRMAGCQDAAAAELPPVGERRSRSPGQRTVAILCDSGDPVRSMPPTWVANLAHDLGSQGNVAIVLLGLAPPAECDVLADAGRNRRGLSDRRGATDLAELIATLGATDVVIGADTGALHLAAELGCRCIGLYHHTAVPHYTAPYRKNMYVGQVIRFDDRLINSVLDLALMDIPPAETTNLSDNGCEWWRTGLDTHGLILERLGAADSYATLRSAERQQFFDNPAPQPAVYPDLDGAAAERLTIVIPECGSVHYTDGLLRSLLRLPAQCVSQIVVVSSGPAARSRLPVTDPRITLLTSNNSLTFAQACNTGAASAVGDWLLFLNNDVELTAGSISHLFAARRRGSITTPTILYPDGTVQNCGLRLTSQAITEICHGEAVPVPQDATVAAVSGIAMLIEGQLYRELGGFDEAYVNGYEDIDLCLRAAQLGANCRCAAGAVVTHCRGSTPGRFQAEAANKLRFDDRWAATLPSASACQRSSRTVRQFDLLFISDEPAVSAGAMTRWILPLAQLDLRPDRDFAWIQANDCDHSTITRLLDNAATVIIFRPLSDARLIDSLVQRRNDPVRRLVVDSDDLMLDRFRQESRRGQRRAEWERAFWKLMNAADVVTASSVPLHLQLAAHGIDSVVLHSAPPVALVEAKSKRLEHRHDLRIGLISGPAHATDVGMLLPALETVLERNPRTMLYYWGARPGDLCYHPQVRMGGPLLSDYAQHLQRLADFDLDLICVPLIDSPANRARTPLKFYECALLGVPGIFSRAQPYSDVVQHGLTGLLADDQRNHWADALEQLIVSEHLRSAIVTRARDKVAAIAKDLWLHNAYNLLLERVRPPRSSSQVEHLETI, via the coding sequence ATGCCTGACGCACTTGTCATTCAGTGGTCGCGCCTCGGCGATATTCTGCACACGCGACCCCTGCTGGCCGAATTGCGACGACACGATTGGCGCGTCACGCTAAGCTGTGACGAGCGATACCTGCCGGTGGCCCGGTTGCTGCCGGAAGTCAATAACTTCTTGCCCGTTCCGCTCGCGGAGTGGAGCGGGTTGGCGCGGCATGCAGGTTCGCAGCCTGTTCTGCTAAGCCAAATCTGTGCTTTCGCGACATCGGATGAAGGAATGTGCGACTCGGCCATCGTCCTTTCTCGCTCGCTCGCTGCGGTCCGATTCGCGGAAAGCGCGCAGCCGCGGTCGCTGCTCGGCTATCGACGAGAAGACTCAAGAATGGTCACGCCGGATCCGATCGCCTGGATCGAACAGCGCGTCCTTGAACAACGTCCCGCGGCCGTTCACCTTGCGGATGCATGGCGTAGAATGGCGGGTTGCCAGGACGCAGCCGCCGCAGAGCTGCCCCCCGTGGGGGAGCGCCGTTCGCGCTCACCCGGACAACGAACCGTAGCGATCCTCTGCGACTCCGGCGATCCGGTGCGCTCAATGCCGCCGACGTGGGTGGCAAACCTTGCGCATGATCTCGGGTCGCAGGGCAACGTCGCGATTGTCTTGCTGGGGTTGGCGCCTCCGGCTGAGTGTGATGTGCTGGCTGATGCTGGTCGCAACCGGCGCGGACTGTCGGATCGCCGTGGTGCAACCGACTTGGCGGAGCTGATCGCGACGCTTGGTGCGACCGACGTCGTAATCGGAGCGGATACCGGCGCGCTGCATCTCGCCGCCGAGCTTGGCTGTCGCTGCATCGGGCTCTACCACCATACCGCCGTTCCGCACTATACGGCACCATACCGCAAGAACATGTACGTCGGGCAAGTGATCCGGTTTGATGATCGACTGATCAACAGCGTGCTCGACCTTGCGCTGATGGACATTCCGCCCGCGGAAACCACCAACCTTTCCGACAACGGATGCGAGTGGTGGCGCACCGGACTTGACACACACGGTCTGATTCTGGAGCGGCTCGGAGCCGCCGATTCCTACGCGACTTTGCGCAGCGCCGAGCGCCAGCAGTTCTTTGACAATCCCGCGCCGCAGCCCGCAGTTTATCCCGATCTGGACGGCGCTGCCGCCGAACGGCTTACGATCGTGATCCCCGAATGCGGATCTGTTCATTACACGGACGGCCTATTGCGCAGCTTGCTTCGCCTGCCCGCGCAATGCGTGTCGCAGATCGTCGTGGTCTCCAGCGGCCCCGCAGCGCGAAGCCGGCTGCCGGTCACCGATCCGCGAATCACCCTGTTGACAAGTAACAATTCGCTGACCTTCGCACAGGCCTGCAACACTGGCGCAGCCAGCGCGGTCGGCGACTGGCTGCTGTTTCTGAATAACGACGTCGAGCTCACCGCCGGTTCCATTTCGCACCTGTTTGCGGCACGGCGGCGCGGCTCAATCACGACACCTACAATCCTGTACCCGGACGGTACTGTGCAGAATTGCGGTTTGCGCCTGACGTCGCAGGCCATCACGGAGATTTGCCACGGCGAAGCCGTCCCGGTCCCGCAGGATGCTACCGTCGCCGCGGTGTCGGGCATCGCCATGCTCATCGAGGGGCAGCTCTATCGCGAGCTGGGTGGATTCGATGAGGCCTATGTGAATGGCTACGAGGACATCGACCTCTGCTTACGTGCCGCTCAGCTCGGTGCGAACTGTCGCTGTGCCGCCGGTGCCGTCGTGACTCACTGCCGCGGCTCAACCCCCGGTAGATTTCAGGCGGAAGCAGCAAACAAACTGCGATTCGATGATCGATGGGCAGCCACCTTACCGTCCGCATCCGCCTGTCAACGAAGCTCCCGAACGGTGCGGCAATTCGATCTCCTGTTCATCTCGGATGAGCCCGCCGTTTCGGCCGGAGCGATGACGCGTTGGATCCTGCCGCTCGCTCAACTCGATTTACGGCCCGATCGCGATTTCGCATGGATTCAAGCCAACGATTGTGATCACTCAACGATCACTCGTCTGCTTGACAACGCCGCTACCGTGATCATCTTCCGTCCGCTGTCCGACGCACGACTGATCGATTCATTAGTCCAGCGTCGAAACGACCCGGTTCGCAGGCTGGTCGTTGATAGCGATGACCTCATGCTGGACCGCTTTCGACAGGAATCCCGGCGCGGTCAACGGCGCGCGGAATGGGAGCGCGCCTTCTGGAAACTGATGAACGCGGCTGACGTCGTTACCGCAAGCTCAGTGCCGCTCCATCTGCAACTCGCCGCGCACGGCATCGACTCCGTCGTCCTGCATAGTGCGCCGCCGGTCGCCCTCGTCGAAGCCAAATCGAAGCGCCTCGAACATCGTCACGACCTCCGCATCGGATTGATCTCGGGCCCCGCGCATGCGACGGATGTCGGCATGCTGCTGCCGGCCCTGGAGACGGTTCTGGAGCGGAATCCGCGTACCATGCTGTACTACTGGGGAGCTCGACCGGGCGATCTGTGCTACCATCCGCAAGTTCGGATGGGAGGACCACTACTGAGCGACTATGCGCAGCACCTGCAGCGATTAGCAGACTTCGATCTTGACCTGATCTGCGTTCCGCTGATCGATTCCCCGGCAAATCGCGCGCGTACGCCGCTGAAATTCTATGAATGCGCGTTACTGGGAGTCCCCGGCATCTTCTCTCGTGCACAGCCATACAGCGACGTCGTTCAACACGGCCTAACCGGGCTGCTTGCGGATGACCAGCGGAACCACTGGGCTGATGCGTTGGAACAACTGATCGTCAGCGAGCACTTGCGCTCTGCGATTGTGACCCGGGCGCGCGACAAAGTGGCCGCAATCGCAAAGGACCTATGGCTGCACAACGCCTACAATTTGCTGCTCGAGCGGGTTCGGCCTCCAAGGTCATCAAGTCAAGTAGAGCATCTCGAAACCATATGA
- the flgL gene encoding flagellar hook-associated protein FlgL: MRVSDSYRNAVFTADVQERLANLVRIQREMGTGNRIFQPSEDTENAGHLFRTERSLAENAQYQRNIEDGQNWLNAADASLQSIVDLISEIDALAVAADNSSQNEQDRENTAIQIDQKLEALTTLINAQHNDRYLFGGFQTVAAPFTLDRDENGRITGAHATQETLPGRIYRRISEGEDVQINVPGSELFQPLGAAGTNRDLVYVLAQLRNTIANNNQPPDGQEATLSNEALRTALSDIRNGMVTQQTYVGSIGQRLNDTLSRLKSQAVDLTDEQEQAGGVDLTELVSRLATEQSAYDALVQISSRVLSRSLVDYIL; the protein is encoded by the coding sequence ATGAGAGTATCTGACTCCTACCGCAACGCTGTCTTTACCGCTGATGTTCAGGAACGGCTGGCCAATCTCGTCCGGATCCAGCGGGAAATGGGAACCGGCAATCGTATCTTCCAGCCATCCGAAGACACGGAAAATGCGGGACACCTGTTCCGGACCGAACGCAGCCTGGCGGAGAATGCGCAGTATCAGCGGAACATCGAAGACGGCCAGAACTGGTTGAATGCCGCCGATGCCAGCCTGCAATCCATCGTTGACTTGATCAGCGAGATCGACGCGCTCGCCGTGGCCGCCGACAACAGCAGCCAGAACGAACAGGATCGCGAGAACACTGCCATCCAAATCGACCAGAAACTGGAAGCGCTGACCACGCTGATTAACGCGCAGCACAACGACCGCTATCTGTTCGGCGGCTTTCAAACCGTGGCTGCCCCGTTCACCTTGGACCGCGATGAAAACGGCCGCATTACCGGCGCGCACGCGACGCAAGAGACGCTGCCCGGTCGGATCTATCGGCGGATCAGCGAAGGCGAGGACGTGCAAATCAACGTCCCCGGCAGTGAGCTGTTTCAGCCGCTGGGAGCGGCCGGGACCAACCGCGATCTCGTGTACGTCCTCGCGCAACTCCGCAATACCATCGCCAACAACAATCAGCCGCCGGACGGCCAGGAAGCCACACTGTCGAACGAGGCGTTGCGAACCGCCTTGAGCGACATTCGCAATGGGATGGTCACACAACAGACCTACGTCGGGAGTATCGGCCAGCGACTGAATGATACGCTGTCCAGATTGAAGTCGCAGGCCGTCGATCTGACCGACGAACAGGAACAAGCCGGCGGTGTGGACCTCACCGAACTGGTCAGCCGGCTGGCCACGGAACAGAGCGCGTACGACGCGTTGGTCCAGATCAGCTCGCGAGTTCTGAGTAGGTCCCTCGTCGACTACATTCTCTAA
- a CDS encoding glycosyltransferase: MRKLRVLIQNRAAAFIVPGGDTVVMHQLHEELSKLDVDVKLCAGERDVSEFDLVHIVNLTIGDEARRFRENCNQAGKPYVLTALYEDWPRYVRKSIATIPLFRDYLRAGRNQMRFDAELKAIRNTSDGPVVENREVLRDAAAVFACGATEAARLVRDYDIRADLVHTVHFGADSIRPASVSAIERVAKELGLDRFVLCCGRLETRKNQLMLLKALEHTGIPIVFAIGTASVQAPYVELVHQYAAGLPVRFVRKLESEAFAALMSAAAVHVLPSWFELPGLVSLEAALLGTPVVASSWGAITDYLTPHSIELCEPDDPASIHDAVRRALARGDGSSAATEARKFTWREFGLRTRVIYERVLCPGDRKSARQIPSETSISAQNNVRENAMNSATADSFRFDASIIIPCYNRVELTRECIESICANDPAANFEVIFVDNGSADDTVAMLKAIEGDVKLLRFSSNLGFAAACNAAARLAEGRFLVFLNNDTRPQSGWLDALMSCAKRHEHVGAVGGLLTYPDGTVQHAGLAFNDRKIPYHVFQNFRPDHPAVNTERRMNAVTAACMLVPNSVFAQLDGLDQGYVNGFEDVDFCLRLQEAGLACYYTPECKVVHHEESSPGRKDHDRENLERFTQKWANKVQSDEQELLAQYGMTITWGEHGGTYGQLATNSVTVPAATANPVNSDSLFDQAQSLYSDGNFRGAADLLQRIVESRLTLANEDGFETWQTLGNCLTRLNETASAEQAYYEAIRLNGESERPYLGLGTIAMLEENWLAAQYSFMTALAKNPNALKGEFGVGLSLAARNRHDAAIARFERVLENDPDNAEALFYLYRSAMEANKPEAALPHLENYVAQNPDDTNFLFNLCGAYWKAGLLTRAVETCRRVLELDANHAAAHEIMAHFEKSLMVDA, from the coding sequence ATGCGAAAGCTCAGAGTTCTGATTCAGAATCGCGCCGCCGCCTTCATCGTCCCGGGCGGGGACACCGTGGTGATGCACCAACTGCACGAGGAGCTGTCAAAGCTCGACGTGGATGTCAAACTCTGTGCCGGCGAACGGGACGTCTCCGAATTCGACCTCGTGCATATCGTCAACTTAACCATCGGCGATGAAGCGCGACGCTTTCGCGAAAACTGTAATCAGGCCGGCAAGCCCTACGTGCTCACTGCGCTCTATGAGGACTGGCCGCGCTACGTGCGCAAGTCGATCGCGACAATTCCGCTCTTCCGCGACTATCTGCGCGCGGGCCGGAATCAGATGCGCTTCGACGCGGAGCTAAAAGCAATTCGAAACACGAGTGATGGCCCCGTCGTCGAAAACCGCGAGGTGCTTCGCGATGCAGCCGCCGTGTTTGCTTGCGGTGCTACCGAGGCCGCCCGCCTGGTTCGCGACTATGACATCCGGGCGGATCTCGTGCACACCGTGCATTTCGGAGCGGACAGTATCCGACCGGCGAGCGTCTCGGCGATCGAGCGCGTTGCAAAGGAGCTCGGACTTGACCGCTTCGTCCTCTGCTGCGGACGGCTGGAGACGCGCAAGAACCAACTGATGCTGCTCAAAGCGCTGGAACACACTGGCATTCCCATTGTTTTCGCGATCGGCACGGCCAGTGTGCAAGCCCCGTACGTGGAGCTCGTACACCAATACGCAGCCGGCCTCCCCGTGCGCTTCGTTCGCAAACTCGAATCCGAGGCATTCGCCGCGCTCATGAGCGCCGCGGCTGTTCACGTGCTCCCAAGCTGGTTCGAGTTGCCCGGTCTCGTGTCGCTGGAAGCCGCGCTGCTCGGGACGCCGGTCGTAGCGTCTTCGTGGGGTGCAATTACGGATTACCTGACACCCCATAGCATCGAGCTCTGCGAGCCCGATGATCCGGCCTCGATCCACGACGCCGTACGGCGCGCACTGGCGCGCGGCGACGGTTCGAGCGCCGCCACGGAAGCGCGTAAGTTTACCTGGCGTGAATTCGGCTTGCGCACACGCGTGATCTATGAACGCGTGCTCTGCCCCGGCGACCGGAAATCGGCGCGGCAGATTCCCTCTGAAACTTCAATCTCAGCTCAAAATAACGTTCGGGAGAACGCCATGAATTCTGCGACAGCCGACTCTTTTCGATTCGATGCGTCCATCATTATTCCCTGCTACAATCGCGTGGAACTCACCCGCGAGTGCATCGAGTCGATCTGCGCCAACGATCCCGCCGCAAACTTCGAGGTCATCTTCGTCGACAACGGATCCGCGGACGACACCGTCGCCATGCTGAAAGCCATCGAGGGCGACGTCAAATTGCTGCGCTTCTCCAGCAATCTGGGCTTCGCCGCCGCCTGCAACGCCGCCGCCCGCCTGGCCGAAGGACGCTTTCTCGTGTTCCTCAACAATGACACGCGACCGCAATCGGGCTGGCTTGATGCGCTGATGTCCTGCGCGAAGCGGCACGAGCACGTGGGCGCGGTCGGCGGCCTGCTTACCTATCCGGACGGAACGGTGCAGCATGCCGGGCTCGCGTTCAACGATCGCAAGATCCCCTACCATGTCTTTCAGAATTTCCGGCCGGATCACCCCGCGGTTAATACCGAGCGCCGGATGAACGCGGTTACCGCCGCCTGCATGCTGGTGCCAAATTCGGTGTTCGCGCAACTCGACGGCCTGGACCAGGGATATGTCAACGGATTCGAGGACGTGGATTTCTGCCTGCGACTTCAGGAGGCCGGGCTGGCTTGCTACTACACGCCGGAATGTAAAGTCGTGCATCACGAAGAGTCCTCGCCCGGTCGCAAGGATCACGATCGCGAAAATCTCGAGCGCTTTACCCAAAAGTGGGCGAACAAGGTCCAGAGCGACGAGCAGGAACTGCTCGCGCAATACGGGATGACGATTACCTGGGGCGAACACGGCGGTACCTATGGACAGCTGGCCACGAACTCGGTGACCGTTCCCGCCGCGACCGCGAACCCGGTTAACTCCGACTCACTCTTCGATCAGGCGCAGTCGCTCTATTCCGACGGAAACTTCCGCGGCGCGGCGGACCTGTTGCAGCGGATCGTCGAAAGTCGCTTGACGCTCGCTAACGAGGACGGCTTTGAAACCTGGCAAACGCTCGGCAACTGCTTGACGCGTTTGAATGAGACCGCGAGCGCGGAACAGGCGTACTACGAGGCCATTCGCCTGAATGGCGAATCCGAGCGTCCGTACCTCGGCTTGGGTACAATTGCTATGTTGGAGGAAAACTGGCTCGCGGCGCAATACAGTTTCATGACGGCCCTGGCAAAAAATCCAAATGCCCTCAAAGGCGAATTCGGAGTCGGACTCTCGCTGGCGGCGCGCAACCGTCATGATGCGGCCATCGCGCGCTTCGAGCGCGTGCTCGAGAATGATCCGGACAATGCCGAGGCGCTGTTCTACCTGTACCGCTCGGCGATGGAGGCCAACAAGCCGGAGGCCGCGCTGCCGCACCTCGAAAACTACGTTGCCCAGAACCCCGACGATACGAACTTCCTCTTCAACTTGTGCGGAGCCTATTGGAAAGCCGGCCTGCTCACGCGCGCCGTCGAGACCTGCCGCCGGGTGCTCGAACTCGACGCTAATCACGCCGCCGCACATGAGATCATGGCCCACTTCGAAAAATCTCTGATGGTGGATGCCTGA